The proteins below are encoded in one region of Zavarzinia compransoris:
- a CDS encoding helicase-related protein, whose protein sequence is MSPPSRPFARSSAAVVAEGRVTAVLGPTNTGKTHFAIERMLAHRSGIIGLPLRLLAREVYDRIVRQKGEAAVALITGEEKIIGRDARYFVATVEAMPQDRLFDFMAVDEIQLATDLERGHVFTDRLLRARGLTETLFLGAETMRPVIRRLIPDAAFISRPRLSTLAHAGYRKLARLPRRSAIVAFSANEVYALAEAIRRQRGGAAVVLGALSPRTRNAQVALFEAGEVDYLVATDAVGMGLNLGVDHVAFASLDKFDGQRHRPLHPTEVAQIAGRAGRHMRDGTFGTTAGVEPFDEDMISRVEGHRFDPVRQLQWRSSDLDFTSVQALLAALDRPPPLPGLMRVKDADDQSTLRALAEDEEIRTLAQGRRQVELLWQVCQIPDFRKTMADMHVRLLGRIYRHLATEGRLPHPWVEAQLARLDDTEGDIDTLATRLAHIRTWTFVSYRGDWLERPEPLQEQARAIEDRLSDALHERLTQRFVDRRSSALIRRLAGEAELLGAIDSSGDVLVEGEYVGRMSGLKFIPDPEAEGVDGKAVLAAANRALGPEINRRTDELEAAGDDVFKLDPEGRVLWEGAVLARLLPGRDVLHPRVHLLPHELLDGAQRERVLHRVERFIAARVETVLGALLKLQTAEELPGAARGLAFRLGEALGAIPRRDIAGELDALPQPARAELRRLGVKFGKLTIYLPALLKPEATQLKLTLRAVALGKGAVAPPAPGHVAYALDGQTPDDWLTVVGFRRCGAKAIRIDMLERLDQALREKQGDDLVVPTGELTGLVGCSNDEFVAVMRALGYEKLTLEDGAVRYRVRGRRGRPQRPPQAAAQPASAQPATDEPVPVEPAPTEDAAPTADEAEVALEDAGENADVAEAGAPEGAPEGAGEPAKRRRRRRRKPRQAPPGESVAAAGSETLPAEGGDAPAVDAAPADESAPADEGAAEPKLIGQFAPKPKKHPDPRDRKRKPRKRKPEGAPQAADGQTAAPAPAADGPRTDAPRTHAPRTDVPRADVTRADGPRPQQGQPRPQGQPRPPHQGQGHGKPQHAQGQGQGHGKGGGKPPHNNQNRQRRPEPPPVKVDPDSPFAKLAALRDKLAR, encoded by the coding sequence ATGTCGCCGCCGTCCCGCCCGTTTGCCCGTTCGTCCGCCGCCGTCGTGGCCGAGGGCCGGGTGACTGCCGTTCTCGGGCCGACCAATACGGGCAAGACCCATTTCGCGATCGAGCGCATGCTGGCGCACCGCAGCGGCATCATCGGCCTGCCGCTGCGCCTTCTCGCGCGCGAAGTCTATGACCGCATCGTGCGCCAGAAGGGCGAGGCGGCGGTCGCCCTGATCACGGGCGAGGAAAAGATCATCGGCCGCGACGCCCGCTATTTCGTCGCGACGGTCGAAGCCATGCCCCAGGACCGCCTGTTCGATTTCATGGCGGTGGACGAGATCCAGCTCGCCACCGATCTCGAGCGCGGCCATGTCTTCACCGACCGCCTGCTGCGCGCCCGCGGCCTGACCGAGACCCTGTTCCTGGGCGCCGAGACCATGCGGCCGGTGATCCGGCGCCTGATCCCGGACGCCGCCTTCATTTCCCGGCCCCGGCTGTCGACGCTCGCCCATGCCGGGTACCGCAAGCTGGCGCGGCTGCCCCGCCGCTCCGCCATCGTCGCCTTTTCCGCCAACGAGGTTTATGCCCTGGCCGAGGCGATAAGGCGCCAGCGCGGGGGTGCTGCGGTCGTGCTCGGCGCCCTGTCGCCCCGGACGCGGAATGCCCAGGTCGCCCTGTTCGAGGCGGGCGAGGTCGATTACCTAGTCGCCACCGATGCGGTCGGCATGGGGCTGAACCTCGGGGTCGATCATGTCGCCTTCGCCAGCCTCGATAAATTCGACGGCCAGCGCCACCGCCCGCTTCATCCGACCGAAGTCGCCCAGATCGCCGGCCGCGCCGGCCGCCACATGCGCGACGGCACGTTCGGCACCACGGCCGGGGTCGAGCCCTTCGACGAGGACATGATCTCAAGGGTCGAGGGCCATCGCTTCGATCCGGTCCGGCAATTGCAGTGGCGCTCCAGCGATCTCGACTTCACCTCGGTCCAGGCCCTGCTCGCGGCCCTGGACCGCCCGCCGCCCCTGCCCGGCCTGATGCGGGTGAAGGATGCGGACGACCAGTCGACCCTGCGCGCCCTTGCCGAGGACGAGGAGATCCGGACCCTGGCCCAGGGCCGCCGGCAGGTCGAGCTGCTGTGGCAGGTGTGCCAGATCCCGGATTTCCGCAAGACCATGGCGGACATGCACGTCCGCCTGCTGGGCCGGATCTACCGCCATCTCGCGACCGAGGGCCGCCTGCCCCACCCCTGGGTGGAAGCCCAGCTCGCCCGCCTCGACGATACCGAGGGCGACATCGACACGCTGGCCACCAGATTGGCCCATATCCGCACCTGGACCTTCGTCTCCTACAGAGGGGATTGGCTTGAGCGCCCGGAACCGCTACAGGAACAAGCCCGCGCGATCGAGGACCGGCTGTCGGATGCCTTGCACGAGCGGTTGACCCAGCGCTTCGTCGATCGGCGATCGTCGGCGCTGATACGAAGATTGGCCGGCGAGGCCGAACTGCTTGGGGCCATCGATTCCTCAGGTGACGTTCTCGTCGAAGGGGAGTATGTGGGACGCATGTCTGGTCTGAAATTCATCCCCGACCCGGAAGCCGAGGGTGTCGACGGCAAGGCGGTGCTCGCCGCCGCCAACCGTGCCCTGGGCCCCGAGATCAACCGCCGCACCGACGAGCTTGAAGCCGCCGGCGACGACGTGTTCAAGCTCGATCCCGAAGGCCGCGTGCTGTGGGAGGGGGCGGTGCTGGCGCGCCTGCTGCCCGGGCGCGACGTCCTGCACCCGCGGGTCCACCTGCTGCCCCACGAACTGCTGGACGGGGCGCAGCGCGAACGGGTGCTGCACCGGGTGGAGCGCTTCATCGCGGCCCGGGTCGAGACCGTGCTCGGCGCCCTGCTGAAACTCCAGACCGCCGAGGAATTGCCGGGCGCCGCCCGCGGCCTCGCCTTCCGCCTGGGCGAAGCGCTGGGCGCCATCCCGCGCCGCGACATCGCCGGCGAACTCGACGCCCTGCCCCAGCCCGCCCGTGCCGAATTGCGCCGCCTCGGCGTCAAGTTCGGCAAGCTGACGATCTACCTGCCCGCCCTGCTGAAGCCCGAGGCGACCCAGCTGAAGCTGACGCTGCGCGCCGTCGCCCTCGGCAAGGGCGCGGTGGCGCCGCCGGCGCCCGGCCATGTCGCCTATGCCCTCGACGGCCAGACGCCGGACGATTGGCTGACGGTGGTCGGGTTCCGCCGCTGCGGCGCCAAGGCCATTCGCATCGACATGCTGGAACGCCTGGACCAGGCGCTGCGCGAGAAGCAGGGCGACGACCTGGTCGTGCCCACCGGCGAGCTGACCGGCCTCGTCGGCTGTTCCAACGACGAATTCGTCGCCGTCATGCGCGCCCTCGGCTATGAGAAGCTGACCCTCGAAGACGGCGCCGTCCGCTATCGCGTGCGCGGCCGCCGCGGCCGCCCGCAGCGCCCGCCCCAGGCGGCGGCCCAGCCCGCATCGGCCCAGCCCGCAACAGACGAGCCCGTGCCGGTCGAGCCGGCCCCGACCGAAGACGCCGCGCCGACGGCAGATGAGGCCGAGGTCGCCCTCGAAGACGCGGGCGAAAACGCCGACGTCGCCGAGGCAGGCGCCCCCGAAGGCGCCCCCGAAGGCGCTGGCGAACCGGCCAAGCGCCGCCGCCGTCGCCGTCGCAAGCCCCGTCAGGCCCCGCCGGGCGAAAGCGTGGCGGCAGCCGGTTCGGAAACGCTTCCGGCCGAGGGCGGCGATGCGCCGGCCGTCGATGCGGCCCCGGCTGACGAGAGCGCCCCGGCCGACGAGGGCGCCGCCGAGCCGAAGCTGATCGGCCAATTCGCACCGAAGCCGAAGAAGCACCCCGACCCCCGCGACCGCAAGCGGAAACCCCGAAAGCGCAAGCCGGAAGGCGCCCCCCAGGCAGCGGACGGCCAGACGGCCGCGCCCGCGCCTGCGGCGGACGGCCCCCGTACCGATGCCCCCCGCACCCATGCCCCCCGCACCGATGTCCCCCGTGCAGACGTTACCCGCGCCGACGGCCCCCGTCCGCAGCAGGGCCAGCCCCGGCCGCAGGGCCAGCCGCGCCCGCCGCATCAGGGCCAGGGCCACGGCAAGCCGCAGCATGCCCAGGGCCAGGGCCAGGGTCACGGCAAGGGGGGCGGCAAGCCGCCGCACAACAACCAGAACCGTCAGCGCCGGCCCGAGCCGCCGCCGGTGAAGGTCGACCCCGATTCGCCCTTCGCCAAGCTGGCCGCACTCAGGGACAAGCTCGCCCGCTGA
- a CDS encoding DUF262 domain-containing protein: MSYVETSILKNSTIMLLYSERSEINMSPEYQRMGGVWTKEKRRLLIDSILNDYDLPKIYFHMLSPDEVSKSGFRFAVIDGRQRLEAIWAFMDGEFTLATDFEYQRDTQLNLAGLSYEDIAKQHPKIRVKFDSFVLPVVTVSIEGNDIDLIEDMFSRLNEAVPLNAAEKRNAIGGDVVRAIADLSQHVFFTSRVKFHNNRYQHREAAARFLLVEDSLNTSGQIVDTKKVYLDSLARRYRAEHQPLVNNLKANVTSILNRMAAEFTADDELLLAQGILVVYYLIFRSAIAHGEEAKVTRRNLLDFRQRLAENREAAIKNYEGASFDLLEFDRLNQQGTNDASSVKERVKILSEFLAVPLQKI; the protein is encoded by the coding sequence ATGAGCTACGTCGAGACTTCTATCCTCAAGAACAGCACTATCATGCTGCTTTACTCGGAACGCTCAGAAATCAATATGAGTCCCGAGTATCAGCGCATGGGAGGGGTGTGGACCAAGGAGAAGCGCAGGCTGCTAATTGATTCCATCCTTAACGACTACGATCTGCCCAAAATATATTTCCACATGCTCAGTCCAGATGAGGTTTCCAAGTCTGGGTTCCGCTTCGCAGTCATCGATGGCAGGCAGCGTCTCGAAGCGATCTGGGCCTTTATGGACGGCGAATTTACCCTCGCCACTGACTTTGAATATCAACGAGATACGCAACTCAACCTTGCAGGCCTCAGCTATGAGGACATCGCGAAACAGCATCCGAAGATTCGGGTGAAGTTCGATTCCTTCGTCCTGCCGGTCGTTACTGTATCAATCGAGGGCAATGACATCGATCTGATCGAGGACATGTTCTCCCGACTTAATGAAGCAGTACCTTTGAATGCAGCAGAGAAGCGCAACGCAATCGGCGGCGACGTTGTCCGAGCAATCGCCGATCTTTCGCAGCACGTTTTTTTCACCAGCCGAGTGAAGTTTCACAACAATCGCTACCAGCATCGCGAAGCTGCAGCACGTTTCCTGCTCGTGGAGGATAGTCTCAACACGTCCGGCCAGATCGTCGATACGAAGAAAGTGTATCTGGATTCGCTCGCGAGGCGATATCGCGCTGAACATCAGCCTCTGGTCAATAATCTCAAGGCAAATGTGACGAGTATCCTGAATCGGATGGCAGCAGAATTTACTGCCGATGACGAACTCCTGCTCGCGCAGGGCATTCTTGTAGTTTACTACTTGATTTTCCGATCGGCGATCGCGCATGGCGAGGAGGCAAAGGTCACTCGCCGCAATCTCCTCGATTTTAGGCAGAGGCTAGCCGAAAACCGCGAAGCGGCGATCAAAAATTATGAGGGTGCTTCGTTTGATCTGCTCGAGTTCGATCGTCTCAATCAGCAGGGCACTAATGATGCATCGAGCGTCAAAGAGCGTGTCAAGATCCTCAGTGAGTTTCTTGCGGTACCCCTTCAGAAAATCTGA
- a CDS encoding FRG domain-containing protein, producing MIVERKINNVSDFLTAIRADQTARPGTIWFRGHSDATWKLLPGFMRSASDTSETTLLNRFRQSAAMLADRRPATSFDWTFLMQHYGVPTRLLDWSESPLTSMYFAVEDWADKPATDAALWCLWPTELNKNANIVDKLEGQYIPSFEDDELQGYTVDSLRQNTRLELFPVATIATRNNARIQAQMGTFTIHHNKRIAIEEVGDHSHVAKYIIPAPTKETFAEELKLLGMTRFSLFPELASVGAILKDMMK from the coding sequence ATGATAGTTGAGCGAAAGATCAACAATGTGTCGGACTTCCTGACCGCTATCCGAGCGGATCAGACCGCCCGGCCCGGCACAATCTGGTTCCGAGGTCATTCGGACGCGACTTGGAAACTGTTGCCCGGGTTCATGCGGTCAGCGTCCGACACGTCCGAAACAACGCTTCTCAACCGTTTTCGGCAGAGCGCAGCGATGCTCGCCGATCGGCGCCCGGCGACATCTTTCGACTGGACATTTCTTATGCAGCATTACGGTGTTCCGACCCGGCTGCTCGATTGGAGCGAGAGCCCTCTCACCTCCATGTATTTCGCAGTAGAGGATTGGGCAGACAAGCCGGCGACAGACGCCGCCCTATGGTGTCTCTGGCCCACTGAGTTGAACAAGAATGCTAATATCGTCGACAAATTGGAGGGCCAGTATATTCCATCCTTCGAGGACGATGAGCTCCAAGGCTATACTGTCGATAGCCTACGCCAAAACACACGGTTGGAACTCTTTCCCGTTGCCACCATCGCCACGCGCAATAATGCGCGCATTCAGGCGCAGATGGGTACGTTCACAATTCATCACAATAAAAGGATTGCGATCGAAGAGGTCGGTGATCATTCGCACGTCGCAAAATATATCATTCCAGCGCCAACTAAGGAGACGTTCGCCGAGGAGCTAAAATTGCTTGGCATGACCCGGTTCAGCCTTTTCCCTGAACTCGCGAGCGTCGGGGCCATCCTCAAGGATATGATGAAATGA
- a CDS encoding GNAT family N-acetyltransferase — protein MLIRNETAGDVPAIGRLVTEALRVLAQSTGTEAGIVEKLRAQGALALSLVAEAAGEVIGYLAASPARIGTQDGWALIGPLAVLPSRQRQGIGTALMAEALRRLRATGRGAALVGDPTYYGRFGFRAFPGLGVAGCPPEVVQALPFDGQHPCGELIHHPAFGLDQHGNG, from the coding sequence ATGCTGATCCGCAACGAAACCGCCGGCGACGTCCCGGCGATCGGCCGGCTTGTCACCGAAGCCCTTCGGGTGCTTGCGCAATCCACCGGGACCGAGGCCGGCATCGTCGAGAAACTGCGCGCGCAAGGCGCCCTCGCCCTCTCGCTGGTGGCCGAGGCGGCGGGAGAGGTGATCGGCTATCTGGCCGCGTCGCCGGCCCGGATCGGGACGCAGGACGGCTGGGCCCTGATCGGCCCGCTGGCCGTTCTGCCGTCGCGGCAGCGCCAGGGCATCGGCACCGCCCTGATGGCGGAAGCCCTCCGCCGCTTGCGGGCGACCGGCCGCGGCGCGGCGCTGGTCGGCGACCCCACCTACTATGGCCGCTTCGGCTTCCGCGCCTTCCCCGGCCTCGGCGTCGCCGGCTGCCCGCCCGAGGTGGTCCAGGCCCTGCCCTTCGACGGCCAGCACCCCTGCGGGGAACTGATTCACCACCCGGCGTTCGGGCTGGACCAGCACGGGAACGGATAG
- a CDS encoding siderophore-interacting protein: MSEQSHPLHRIERIRQEPKRRDLTVSAVGDLSPRMRRITFTSPDLRDFQSWGADDHVKIFLPDPASPGGTSMRDYTPRYFDAAGESLTIDFALHDTGIATDWARGAKPGDRLAVAGPRGSAVVSDDFDHYLLVGDETALPAIGRRLEGLRPGVPVTTIMVVEDAAETQHIETRAHWQPVWLCRNGGAGGDATLLLEALKAWQAPAGDGYAFVAAEAAVARLLKDYLLDVRHHPKAWLKAAGYWVKGAAGATDKMEN; encoded by the coding sequence ATGTCTGAACAGAGCCATCCCCTTCACCGCATCGAACGCATCCGGCAGGAGCCGAAGCGCCGCGACCTGACCGTCAGCGCGGTCGGCGACCTCAGCCCGCGCATGCGCCGGATCACCTTCACCTCGCCCGATCTTCGCGACTTTCAAAGCTGGGGGGCGGACGACCATGTGAAGATCTTCCTGCCCGACCCGGCATCGCCCGGCGGCACCAGCATGCGCGACTATACGCCCCGCTATTTCGACGCCGCGGGCGAAAGCCTGACCATCGATTTCGCCCTGCACGACACAGGGATCGCGACCGACTGGGCCCGGGGCGCCAAGCCCGGCGACCGGCTGGCGGTTGCCGGGCCGCGCGGCTCCGCCGTGGTCAGCGACGATTTCGACCATTACCTGCTGGTCGGCGACGAGACCGCCCTGCCCGCCATCGGCCGCCGGCTGGAAGGATTGCGCCCAGGCGTGCCGGTCACCACTATCATGGTGGTCGAGGATGCGGCCGAGACGCAGCATATCGAGACGAGGGCGCATTGGCAGCCGGTCTGGCTGTGCCGCAACGGCGGCGCGGGCGGCGATGCCACGCTGCTGCTGGAGGCGCTGAAAGCCTGGCAGGCCCCGGCCGGCGACGGCTATGCCTTCGTCGCCGCCGAAGCCGCGGTCGCGCGCCTCCTGAAGGATTACCTGCTCGACGTGCGCCACCACCCCAAAGCCTGGCTGAAAGCCGCCGGCTATTGGGTGAAGGGTGCGGCCGGCGCCACCGACAAGATGGAGAATTGA
- a CDS encoding DUF983 domain-containing protein, translated as MPIEIKTGPRPDTPAEPRREWQRAVKRGARLRCPACGEGRMFNGFLKVNDACPHCGQALNLHKADDAPPYFTITIVAHIVVPLLLFVEQTYAPAEWLHAVIWLPLSLVLSLLILPRVKGALIGLQWAFRMHGFGAEEDGPVPEPAPKATRAA; from the coding sequence ATGCCCATCGAGATCAAGACCGGCCCCCGCCCGGACACCCCGGCGGAACCGCGCCGCGAATGGCAGCGTGCGGTGAAGCGCGGCGCCCGCCTGCGCTGCCCCGCCTGCGGCGAGGGGCGGATGTTCAACGGCTTCCTGAAGGTGAACGACGCCTGCCCCCACTGCGGCCAGGCGCTGAACCTGCACAAGGCGGATGACGCCCCGCCCTATTTCACCATCACCATCGTCGCCCATATCGTGGTGCCCCTGCTGCTTTTCGTCGAACAGACCTATGCCCCGGCGGAATGGCTCCATGCCGTGATCTGGCTGCCGCTGTCGCTGGTGCTGTCGCTGCTGATCCTGCCGCGGGTCAAGGGCGCCCTGATCGGCCTGCAATGGGCCTTCCGCATGCATGGCTTCGGCGCCGAAGAGGACGGCCCGGTGCCCGAACCCGCGCCGAAGGCGACGCGGGCGGCCTGA
- the rnr gene encoding ribonuclease R: protein MAKPPPKPPGAALPTKEEIAKFLAEHPGKAGKREIARAFGITGDARIELKRLLAEMKDQGVIGRERRRGLVAAGALPSITVIEVIATPADGEMLARPVQWPEGLQAPEIDVVPGRHPGPAPGIGDRVLARIERVEDHAGQPRYQAKIIRALSREAERVLGVIRIENSGEARLVTTDRRAKSDFRVEAADLNGAVEGELVEAETLPGRPMGLPKVRVRRRLGAMDSPKSISLIAIHSHGIPVAFPPEAVQEAKKAKPVALGKREDLRPLPLITIDPADARDHDDAVFAEPDEDPKNPGGHHVVVAIADVAHYVRPGSALDRAAKERGNSAYFPDRVVPMLPEELSTDLCSLIEGQDRAALAVHMWLDSEGNKIRHRFTRALIRIVAGVHYAQAQDAIDGRTDEITKGLLDPVLKPLWAAWKAVMIAREKREPLEIDAPERLVKLGEDGTVQSIEPRQRLDAHRVIEEFMILANVAAAEELETRRQPCMYRVHDQPTATKLEALREFLRTIDIKLAKGQVLKPRQFNGILARTAEGPHARAVAEIVLRSQAQAVYSPENMGHFGLALRRYAHFTSPIRRYADILVHRALIRGGKLGDGGLSDDEVPLFEETAEHISTTERRAMAAERESTERYLAAFMQDRVGARFTARVNGVTRFGLFITLEDTGASGLVPISSLGADFFRHDEAAHALVGRNPSNRFALGDAVKVVLREATPLTGGLLFAIARPGGEDEDFEPPPAFPRFRRGASASRGRAPLKKNRKRS, encoded by the coding sequence TTGGCCAAGCCGCCCCCGAAGCCGCCCGGCGCCGCCCTGCCCACCAAGGAAGAGATCGCCAAATTCCTGGCGGAACACCCGGGCAAGGCCGGCAAGCGGGAAATCGCGCGGGCCTTCGGCATCACCGGCGATGCCCGGATCGAATTGAAGCGCCTGCTGGCCGAGATGAAGGACCAGGGCGTCATCGGGCGGGAGCGCCGCCGCGGCCTGGTCGCCGCCGGCGCCCTGCCCTCGATCACGGTGATCGAGGTGATCGCGACCCCGGCGGACGGCGAGATGCTGGCGCGGCCGGTGCAATGGCCCGAGGGCCTGCAAGCGCCCGAGATCGACGTCGTGCCCGGCCGCCATCCCGGCCCCGCCCCCGGCATCGGCGACCGCGTGCTCGCCCGGATCGAGCGGGTGGAGGACCACGCCGGCCAGCCGCGCTATCAGGCGAAGATCATCCGCGCGCTTTCCCGCGAGGCGGAGCGCGTGCTCGGCGTCATCCGCATCGAGAACTCGGGCGAGGCCCGTCTCGTCACCACCGACCGGCGGGCGAAGAGCGATTTCCGCGTCGAGGCGGCGGACCTGAACGGCGCCGTCGAGGGCGAGCTGGTCGAGGCGGAGACCCTGCCCGGCCGGCCCATGGGCCTGCCCAAGGTGCGGGTGCGCCGGCGCCTGGGCGCGATGGATTCGCCGAAATCGATCAGCCTGATCGCCATCCACAGCCACGGCATCCCCGTCGCCTTCCCGCCCGAGGCGGTGCAGGAGGCGAAGAAGGCGAAGCCCGTGGCCCTGGGCAAGCGCGAAGACCTGCGCCCCCTGCCCCTGATCACCATCGACCCGGCGGATGCGCGCGATCACGACGACGCCGTCTTCGCCGAGCCGGACGAGGACCCGAAGAACCCGGGCGGCCATCATGTCGTCGTCGCCATCGCCGATGTCGCCCATTACGTCCGCCCCGGCTCGGCGCTGGACCGGGCGGCCAAGGAGCGGGGCAATTCCGCCTATTTCCCCGACCGCGTGGTGCCCATGCTGCCGGAGGAATTGTCCACCGACCTGTGCTCCCTGATCGAGGGGCAGGACCGGGCGGCGCTGGCCGTCCATATGTGGCTGGATTCCGAGGGCAACAAGATCCGCCACCGCTTCACCCGGGCCCTGATCCGGATCGTGGCGGGGGTTCACTATGCCCAGGCCCAGGACGCCATCGACGGCCGCACCGACGAAATCACCAAGGGCCTGCTGGACCCCGTCCTGAAACCGCTGTGGGCGGCCTGGAAGGCGGTGATGATCGCCCGCGAGAAGCGCGAACCGCTGGAAATCGACGCCCCCGAACGGCTGGTGAAGCTGGGCGAGGACGGCACGGTCCAATCGATCGAGCCGCGCCAGCGCCTGGATGCGCATCGGGTGATCGAGGAATTCATGATCCTCGCCAATGTCGCGGCGGCGGAGGAACTGGAGACGCGGCGCCAGCCCTGCATGTACCGGGTGCACGACCAGCCGACCGCGACCAAGCTGGAGGCCTTGCGCGAATTCCTGCGCACCATCGACATCAAGCTGGCCAAGGGGCAGGTGCTGAAGCCGCGCCAGTTCAACGGCATCCTGGCCCGCACCGCCGAGGGGCCGCACGCGAGGGCGGTGGCCGAGATCGTGCTGCGCAGCCAGGCCCAGGCGGTCTACAGCCCGGAGAACATGGGCCATTTCGGGCTGGCGCTGCGCCGCTATGCCCATTTCACCTCGCCCATCCGGCGCTATGCCGACATCCTGGTGCACCGGGCCCTGATCCGGGGCGGCAAGCTCGGCGACGGCGGCCTGTCGGACGACGAAGTGCCGCTGTTCGAGGAAACCGCCGAACACATCTCGACCACCGAGCGCCGGGCCATGGCGGCGGAACGGGAATCGACCGAACGCTATCTCGCCGCCTTCATGCAGGACCGGGTGGGGGCGCGCTTCACCGCCCGGGTGAACGGCGTCACCCGCTTCGGCCTGTTCATCACCCTCGAGGATACGGGGGCCAGCGGCCTGGTGCCGATCTCGTCGCTGGGCGCCGATTTCTTCCGCCACGACGAGGCCGCCCATGCCCTGGTCGGGCGCAACCCCAGCAACCGCTTCGCGCTTGGCGACGCGGTCAAGGTGGTGCTGCGGGAAGCGACGCCGCTGACCGGCGGCCTGCTCTTCGCCATCGCCCGGCCGGGCGGCGAGGACGAGGATTTCGAGCCGCCCCCGGCCTTTCCCCGCTTTCGCCGGGGTGCCAGCGCGTCACGCGGTCGCGCACCCTTGAAGAAGAACCGGAAGCGTTCTTAA